From a region of the Arachis ipaensis cultivar K30076 chromosome B09, Araip1.1, whole genome shotgun sequence genome:
- the LOC107614998 gene encoding protein FAR1-RELATED SEQUENCE 5-like, producing the protein MIYVKFDKAMQDWVLFKVDLTHSHPCSARKAVHYHEYRQLTMHAKCVIENNDEAEIRPNKTFLALSNEAGGPSNVEFSEKDLRNYIIARLRTSNVNADVREMMSYFMRMKDINSNFFYAVKLDEECKFKSAVWVDARCRVSYEYYGDVVSVDSTYSTNRHGLPFVSFVGVNHHGKSTLLGCALLGMRKSQVMSGSSANGNILPRHRWCIWHITKKLPSELGGYRRYRALYDDLNDIVWNFRTEKSFEDNWAEFIDEYKLHNNTWRVDMYDERCMWVPIYFKGEFWAAMRSTQRSESMHAFYGGYLHCKTSLVQFVHEYDNVLGVKEQRELEDDAADSRGVSAVDEQGPLVCVKVEEEKLVNDTILCVPYDVHFDHFTQEVRSECNLFESSVYKVPFCYVLPRCSKKIKRKHTYVKSSHDVSRSDESHVKFRGLAKLAAHRAKKRSESVSETQTNIGSQSSNDVGVDDIQGPSKVTTKGRLKSKRLGAALDKSFKNSTRRKQKNSSPVVHPHTSQDVNHGTVAGLNVPEQAGGFMSLLSSFNKN; encoded by the exons ATGATATATGTAAAGTTTGATAAAGCCATGCAAGACTGGGTTTTGTTCAAGGTTGACTTGACACACTCACACCCCTGTTCAGCGAGAAAGGCAGTGCACTACCATGAGTATAGGCAGCTGACCATGCATGCGAAGTGCGTGATCGAGAATAATGATGAGGCTGAGATTCGACCAAATAAGACATTCCTTGCTTTGTCAAATGAGGCTGGAGGCCCCTCTAACGTGGAATTCTCAGAGAAAGATTTAAGAAACTATATAATAGCCAGGCTCCGAACTAGCAACGTGAATGCGGATGTCAGGGAGATGATGAGCTACTTCATGAGAATGAAGGACATTAATTCGAACTTCTTTTACGCAGTGAAGTTGGACGAGGAGTGTAAATTTAAGAGTGCAGTATGGGTGGATGCAAGATGTAGGGTGTCGTATGAATACTACGGAGACGTTGTGTCAGTTGATAGCACCTACAGTACAAACAG GCATGGATTACCGTTTGTGTCGTTCGTTGGGGTCAACCACCATGGCAAGTCAACCCTTCTCGGTTGTGCTTTACTGGGAATGAGAAAATCACAAGTTATGAGTGGGTCTTCAGCCAATGG GAATATATTACCCCGCCACCGATGGTGCATCTGGCATATTACGAAGAAGTTACCGAGTGAGCTTGGGGGTTACCGCCGGTACAGAGCTTTGTATGATGACCTCAATGACATCGTGTGGAACTTTCGGACTGAGAAGTCATTTGAGGATAACTGGGCAGAATTTATAGATGAGTACAAGTTACATAACAACACATGGCGGGTAG ACATGTATGATGAACGGTGCATGTGGGTCCCCATATACTTCAAGGGTGAATTTTGGGCAGCAATGAGGAGTACACAAAGGAGTGAGAGCATGCACGCATTCTACGGTGGATACTTACACTGTAAAACTAGCTTGGTTCAATTTGTTCACGAATATGACAATGTGCTTGGAGTCAAGGAGCAGAGggaattggaggatgatgctgcaGACTCGAGGGG AGTTTCTGCAGTTGATGAACAGGGTCCATTGGTTTGCGTGAAGGTGGAAGAGGAGAAACTAGTCAACGATACTATTCTATGCGTTCCGTACGATGTTCACTTTGACCATTTCACACAGGAGGTTCGTTCTGAGTGCAATCTTTTTGAGAGTTCAG TGTACAAAGTACCTTTCTGTTATGTTCTTCCTCGATGCAGCAAGAAAATAAAGCGCAAGCATACGTATGTCAAAAGTAGCCATGATGTCAGTCGGTCGGATGAGAGTCATGTTAAATTCAGGGGACT GGCCAAGTTGGCTGCGCACCGTGCCAAGAAGAGGTCCGAGAGCGTGTCAGAGACCCAGACCAACATTGGCTCACAGAGTTCGAACGATGTTGGTGTTGATGACATCCAAGGCCCATCGAAGGTCACCACAAAGGGCAGGCTAAAGAGTAAGAGGCTCGGTGCTGCCCTTGATAAGTCCTTCAAGAATTCAACTCGGAGAAAACAAAAGAATTCATCCCCG gTGGTTCATCCGCACACATCTCAAGATGTAAACCATGGAACTGTTGCTGGCCTGAATGTTCCCGAACAAGCTGGTGGTTTCATGTCTTTGTTAAGCTCCTTCAACAAAAATTAG